CGTTAACGGGCATTCCCCTTACTGCCGGTTTCCAAAGTAAATTTTACATGTTGTTAGCTGCTGTACAGAACGGGCAGCACACCTGGCTTGTGATACTGGCTGTTCTGTGTGCCGCCTTAAGTGCATATTATTATTTCCGGGTAATTCAGGCCATGTATTTTAAAGACAGCGCCGGGGCAGAAATGGCTGAAAGCGGAGATATAACGATCTCCTTTAAGGTACTGCTGGTCATTACGGCTGTTCTTATCATTGTGCTCGGCATTTTCCCTGGTTTCCTCACCGACTGGTTGTATTTTTAATCAACCCGGGCCGTTCATAAAAGTTTTGCATCGGAATGCTTATCTGTCGTTAACTTTAGGAAGAATACAAGCACATGACCCTTAAGGATACCTTTGCACTCTCCTGGCGTAATATATCGGGCAATAAATTAAGGACCGGTATTACGGTTGCCATCATTGCCCTGGGCATTTTTGCACTGATACTGATAATCACGGCCATCCAGGCTGCCAGCAACAGCCTTACCACCAGTTTTTCCACCATGGGAGCTAATTCATTCAGTGTTCGTTTCAAAGAAAGAAATGTACGCATTGGCGGAGGAAGGCAACAAACAAATACCAAACTCCGCAAGTCGGCACTGAGAGAGAAAAAATCAAACCTGGGTAAAGTAATCACGTATGAAGAAGCGAAAGCATTTAAACAGCGGTACCAGTTTCCCGGTGCAAAGGTTGGATTGACCTTAGGCGGACCAAGGGGAATTGTGGTGAATAACGACCGTAAAAAGACAAACCCGGATGTGGCAGTGCTGGGCGGAGATGAGAATTACCTGGAACTGAATGGTTACAACATTGCCTTCGGGAGAAACATAACAGCTACCGAAGTGGAAACAGGCCGCAGCATCTGCCTGATCGGCAGCGGGGTGGCACAAAAGCTATATCCGGATAATCCTGAAAAGGCAATTGATAAGGTGATCAGTGTTGATCATATCCCGTACCGGGTAATTGCTGTGCTGGAAGAAAAAAGTTCCAGTGCATTCTTCAATACCAGTAAGATCGTCATTACTTCCTATAATAACATACGGCGGTTATATGCCAACCGGAGTTCTTCCTTCAACGTGGGGGTGATGGTGAACGACATAAAGATCATGGATGCTGCCGTAGGAGAGGCGAAGGGTACTTTCAGGCCGATAAGGAAACTCGATGTAAAGGAAGAGGATAATTTCTTTATTGATAAAAGCGACAGTATTGCGGAGAGCCTGCTTACCAACCTCGGCTTTTTAGAGAAAGGAACGATCGGCATTGCTTTCATAACCCTGATCGGTGCCGCCATCGGGTTGATGAATATCATGCTGGTGGCTGTAAATGGACGCACCAAGGAGATCGGGCTGGTGAAGGCGCTTGGCGGAACCAAACGGGACATCCGGTTCCAGTTCCTCGGTGAGTCTGTCCTGATCAGTTTGATAGGCGCCGTGGTAGGAATCATTTTGGGCATTTTACTCGGAAACGTAGTAGCCCTTTTGCTGAAGACCGGTTTTGTGGTACCCTGGGGCTGGGTCATTGCAGGTATTTTTGTTTGTTCATTCGTTGGCCTGGCAGCAGGTTTGTACCCGGCTTATAAAGCTTCCAAATTAGACCCCATTGTGGCGTTGCGTTATGAATAGGTATTGGCCTTTTGTAGAACAATGTGGGCAAAATGGGGTTGATTTTTTCAGATAATTTATTCATTTTCGGAATATATTTATGTAAATGACAGATTTTGTCATCGTAAAAAAATATTTATGAAATAAAATTTTCGTAAGTTGTAGCCTTCAATTATTTATTTACCTTGTGCGTCCTGCATGAGCAGGGTAATGGCAGATAAAGATTGATGAAGTTTTTCAACCGAATTAAATACTTGATTTATCATTAAAACAGAGAACCAAACTTTAAACACACTAAAAATTTGAATTTTATGGCAGAGACAAAAGCAACCGTAAAACCATCTACTTCAGTTCAGGCAAAAAGATCCAGCAATGCTATCTCATTGTTAGCACCCCTTTTATGCCTGGTGGCCGGATATTTTATCTGGAGATTTGGATTGGGTAATCCTTCTAATTTTGAAAAGGCCGGTGAAGGCTGGTTTTGGCCCGACAGGGAAGGACCTAAGTCTGCATTAAGCAAAATGTACCTGGGAGGCATTATCGTACCGATCCTGATTGGAACTTTTCTGACCATGCTTACATTCGTAATTGAAAGATTCCTGACCATTTCCAAAGCGAATGGTACCGGAAACAATGCCGATTTCATCCGTAAAGTTCAATACCAGCTTGCTAATAAGAATGTTGATGCGGCTCTGGCAGAATGCGACAAACAAAAAGGTTCTGTTGGAAATGTGATGAAAGCAGGTTTGCACCGCTACAAAGAAATGACAATGAACACAGAACTTACCACCGACCAGAAAGTAATGGCCATTCAGAAAGAAGTGGAAGAAGCCACTTCGCTTGAACTGCCCATGCTGGAAAAGAACCTGGTGTTCCTGTCTACCATTGCCTCTATTGCAACCCTGTTGGGTCTGTTGGGTACGGTATTGGGTATGATCCGTGCCTTCTCTAACCTGGGTGCCGACAGTGGTGGCGCCGGAGCAGCAACCCAGTTGTCAGTGGGTATCTCCGAAGCCCTTTATAACACGGCCTTGGGTATCGGTACATCCGCATTTGCCATCATTTTCTATAACATGTTCACTACCAAGATCGACGGCATTACCTACGGCATTGATGAATCCGGTTTCACTTTAACTCAAACTTTTGCATCACTGTACAAATAATTGTATGGATTGATCATGATTTTGCATCTTAAAGAATAACTGAAAACGGAAAAACATGCCAAAAGTTAAAATACCAAGGAAAAGCACCGCCATTGATATGACGGCGATGTGTGATGTGGCCTTCCTGTTGTTGTCGTTTTTTATATTGGCAACAAAACAAAAGCCACCGGAAGTGCTGGCGGTTAAAACACCCACTTCTGTTTCCAGTAAGGCAGCGCCTGATAAATCGATCCTGATCCCCCTTACCAAAGAAGGTAAGGTGTTTTTAATGCTTGGCGACGATACAAAGAAAAATGCCATCATTGACGACGTTAATAAGACCAGGAACCTTCAGTTAACAGGTGCCGAACTGGCTAAACTGAAAAAATCGGAATACATAGGAATCCCCTTCAACCAGTTGAAGTCGTACCTGAATGCTACCAGTGAAATTCCGGCCAGTACCCTGGCAGGGATTCCAACAGATACAACCAACAACGAGTTGACCCACTGGATACGCAGTGTTACCAACGCCTACGCAGGGGAAGACCAGCGTAAGCTTCAGGAGATGCTGCTGGTTAAAGGAGACGGGGAAGCTTTGTATCCCATTTTTAAGAATATCAAGAGCGCTTTTAAGGCAAACGAGATATTTAAATTCAGGATCGTAACAGAAGGCGAAAACGTACCAACCGGATCGGAACTGTATAAAACAGGTAAGGACAAGGAAAAATAAAGGTTTAACAACTAAAAAGATATTACTATGGCAGAAATGGATACCTCGTCGGGTGGCGGTCATAAGAAAGGCCCCGGCGTCAAAAAAGGTAAAAAACTTTCCACCCGTGTCGATCTTACACCAATGGTTGACCTTGGATTCCTGCTGATCACATTCTTTGTGTTCACCACTACCATGAGCCAGTCAACGGCCATGAACATGAATGAGCCCAAAGATGAAAAGGATAAGGAAATGAAGGTAAAGAACTCGGGTGCTATGACCATATTGCTCGGGAAAGGGAACCAGGTATATTATTATTATGGACAACTGGATCCGAACACAATAAGTGAACAGTTCAAGTCAACCAATTTCAAAGACATCCGTAAGTTGATCCTTGATAAGAAGGTTGCCACTCCCATTGACGACCTGATGTACATCATCAAGTCTGATAAGAGTTCAACGTTTAAGAACGCCATTGACATACTGGATGAAATGGTCATTTCGGCAGTACCCCCTGGGCACTATGCCGAAGTGGATATGACACCGGTAGAGGAAATGCTTATTAAACAAACGGAGGAAGCAAACGGCATCAAGTAAGTTATGGAATGAGCCCTATTTTGAATCTAATTAACAAAGGAGATTACAATGGAAGCTAATAAAATTTTAAATGCCGATATACTGGACATCATCTTCGACGGTAAGAACAAGGAGTACGGGGCTTACCAGTTGAGGAAGTCCTATAAAAAGACACTTACCAAGGCCCTTATCATTACCGGGCTGGCGCTGTTACTGGTGCTTTTGGGAACCGTGTTTGCAGGCATCATAGAAAAGAACAGCCCTAAAGAATTTAAGGTTGTGGACACCCAGATGGCTGAGGTGAAGACTGATGAGCCACCACCGCCGCCACCGCCACCGCCACCACCCACACCGCCACCACCACCTGAAATAAACCAGGTAAAATTCACCCCGCCTAAGATCGTGAAGGATGAAGAGGTGAAACCGGACGAAAAGATCGAAGAGATCAAGGAAGAGCAGGTGATCAGTACCAAGACAGTGGAAAGTGAAAACAAGACTCAAATAGTACAGGCTCCTGTTGAAGACAAGGGAACACAGGTGGTAGAAGTAAAGAAAGAGGATGACGAGAACAAGATATTCACCAAGGTGGAAGTGGAAGCTACATTCCCGGGTGGAGAAGCTGCCTGGCGCAACTACCTGCAAAAGAACCTGAATGCCAGCACACCGGTTGATAATGGTGCTGCCGGTGGAAAATATACAGTGATCGTTAAGTTCATCGTGAGCAGGGACGGAAGCCTCAGCGATGTACAGTGTGAGAACGATCCGGGTTTTGGCATGTGCCAGGAAGCAGTACGGGTAATTAAAAAGACCAAGAACTGGACACCGGCCATTCAGAACGGGCGTAATGTAAATGCATACCGCCGCCAGCCGATCACGTTTGTAGTGGAAGAATAAGAACTTCAGAATATCAGGTCAATCCCGGCAAGCCGCCGGGATTTTTATTTATGGAAACAACCCCTTCTGCGATCTTAATAAAAACGGATTGTTATGGCAGAAGCTGAGATCAAAAGATCATCCCGGAGAAATAATAGGATGCATAAGAAAAGCACAAGGGTTGACCTGACTCCGATGGTTGACCTGGGGTTTTTACTCATCACATTCTTTGTTTTTACTACTACGATGTCTTTACCCAAGGTAATGGGATTTAATGAATCCGTAGATACCATACCGGGTGATGAAATATGCAACTCCTGCGTATTGACTTTATTCCTGGAAAAGGGTAATGTGATCAGGTATTACGAAGGAACGCCTGATCATAATCCAGTAGTGAAACAAACTTCTTTTTCAGTTAAAGGCATCCGGGATGTGTTGTTGGCGAAGAAAGAAGAAGTAAGCATGGCTACGGGCGATGCCAAACGATTTGTTCTGATCATAAAGCCTGCCGTAGAATCAACCGTTCAGAATTTCGTGGACATCATAGATGAAGTTGCCATCCATGATATAAAGCGCTATTACGTTTCAGAAATTGATGCTGCCGATAGAAAAATATTGTATCTCCCATAAAGCTTTGCAGAAGAGAATGGAGTGGGTATCTTTGCCGGATGCTGAATTATCTTTCCGGTTGGGATGATACCATTGTTGCACTGGCCACTCCGCAGGGCATTGGCGCCATTGGTGTCATACGCCTGAGCGGGAAGGATGCGATCGGTATAGTAAATAAGATATTCCCTTCCAAAGACCTCAGCAAACAAAGTTCGCATACCATTCATGTAGGCTTTCTTAAGGAGAATGGGAATGACATTGATGAAGCCGTGGTCTCCTTGTTTAAAACCCCGAAAAGTTATACCGGGGAGGATGTGGTGGAGATCAGTTGTCATGGCAGTCCCTTCGTGCAGCAGCAGGTGATACAGGCATGCATCCGCAATGGCGCCCGGCTGGCAAAACCTGGAGAATTTACGCAACGGGCTTTTCTGAACGGCAAACTCGATCTTGCCCAGGCCGAAGCAGTGGCCGACCTGATTGCATCCAATACAAATGCTTCCCAAAAAGCGGCGCTGCATAATATCCGTGGGGGATTCAGCAATGTTTTAAAACAGTTAAGGGAAGACCTTATCCGGTTCTCGGCTTTGATAGAACTTGAACTTGATTTTAGCCAGGAAGATGTGGAATTTGCCGATCGCACAAAATTTTATGAACTGGTAGAAGGGGCAGGTTCTGTAACAACACAGTTGCTTGAATCCTTCCGGTTGGGTAATGTGATAAAAAATGGTGTAAGTGTTGCCATTATTGGTAAACCGAATGCCGGTAAAAGCACCTTGCTCAATACCCTGTTGAATGAAAACCGGGCCATTGTAAGCGATATTGCAGGTACCACCAGGGATACGATCGAGGAAGTGATCAATATTGACGGGATACTATTCCGGTTGATCGATACGGCCGGTATCCGGGAAAGCAGTAGTGATGTGATTGAATTGATTGGTATGGAAAAAAGCCGGGAGAAGATAAGGCAGTCCGATGAGGTCATTTATATCTTTGATGTAAATACCGAAACACATGGTGAAGTGGGGGCTGCCATCGCTTTGATCAGGGAAAATAATCCCGATTATTTACTGGTGGGTAATAAGGTGGATGTGTTGGGGCTGGAAAAAGCAGCTCAGAAATATACCGGCGAGGATATTTTATTCATATCCGCAAAGGACCAGCTTAATATTGACCTGTTGAAAGAACGGTTGGTGGACAAAGTGATCCAGGGGAATATCAATACCGAAAATACCATCATCACCAATGCACGGCATTATGAGGCACTGAAGGAAGTTGACAGGTCCCTTGCGGATATCAAAACCGGTCTCGACAAAAAAATACCCGGCGACCTCCTTGCTCTCGATATCCGCCGTTGCCTGCACTATATTTCTGAAATAACTGGGGATATTACCAATGAAAATGTACTGGATTATATTTTCTCCAAGTTCTGTATCGGCAAATAACAGCCTCATATAGGCGTTCCAGGTATTGCAGATTAGTTTCTGCGGGTTAAAAAAAATCTTAACTTCCCATAAAACATTTTTTATGATACGCAAAATAATGGCATACCTGTTTTTTGTACTGGTTGTTCTGGTGAAGGTTGGTTGTAATGAAGCAAAGAAGGATAATGCAGAAACACCTATAGTGACGGAGGAGCAACCAAAGCATCCATCCTGGATTGCACAAAGTAATATCTACGAAGTGAACCTCCGCCAGTATTCTTCTTCCGGCTCAATAAAAGAATTCGAAAAGCATTTGCCCAGGTTAAAAGATATGGGGGTAGAGATATTATGGTTCATGCCCATAACACCGATCGGTAAAGAAGGAAGAAAGATGTCCGAAAATGACCTGGGTAGTTACTATGCAGTAAAAGATTATAAAGGATTCAATGAAGAGTTTGGAACAATGGATGACTGGAAGGCCTTTGTAAAAAATGCGCAGGGTATGGGTTTTAAAGTGATCACCGATTGGGTGGCCAATCATTCAGCAGCTGACAACCATTGGTTGAAGGCCCACCCGGATTTTTATGTAAGAGATTCGGCAGGTAATGCGGTTTGGCAAGACGACTGGACAGATACAAGAAAACTGAATTATGCCAACCAGGAATTACGGGACAGTATGATCGAAGCCATGAAGTTTTGGGTTACAGAAACGGGCATTGATGGTTTCCGCTGTGATATAGCGGAGGAAGTGCCTTCAGACTTCTGGAAAGAATGCATAGGCACGTTGCGGAGGATCAAAAATGTCTTTATGCTGGCGGAGGGCCAGAAACCCGGGCTGTATGAAGTTGGTTTTGATGCCACGTATGCATGGGATATGATGGGGGTAATGACCGATCTTTATAAAGGCAAAAGATCCGTCGTGCAATTTGATTCGGCCATTAATGCAGCCATCAAAAACTTTCCCGCAGATGCCTCCCGTATGTATTTCACCACCAACCATGATGAGAACAGCTGGAACGGAACTGAATTTGAAAAGTATGGCAATGCGTACAGGACCTTTGCCGTGTTTACGCAAACCATATACCAGAGCATTCCGCTCATTTATAGCGGCCAGGAGGCCATGAACAAAAGGCGTTTGAAATTCTTTGTGAAGGATACTATTGCGTGGAATGGAAATTTTGAAATGGCTCCTTTTTACAAAACGTTACTGACCCTTCGGAAAAAGAACCCGGCCCTGTCAGCCGATGCGGCATTTAAACGGGTGGCAAGTTCGGACGATGCGGCTGTATATGCATACCTGAGGGAAAAGGCGGGTCATAAGATTGCCGT
This sequence is a window from Chitinophagaceae bacterium. Protein-coding genes within it:
- a CDS encoding MotA/TolQ/ExbB proton channel family protein → MAETKATVKPSTSVQAKRSSNAISLLAPLLCLVAGYFIWRFGLGNPSNFEKAGEGWFWPDREGPKSALSKMYLGGIIVPILIGTFLTMLTFVIERFLTISKANGTGNNADFIRKVQYQLANKNVDAALAECDKQKGSVGNVMKAGLHRYKEMTMNTELTTDQKVMAIQKEVEEATSLELPMLEKNLVFLSTIASIATLLGLLGTVLGMIRAFSNLGADSGGAGAATQLSVGISEALYNTALGIGTSAFAIIFYNMFTTKIDGITYGIDESGFTLTQTFASLYK
- the mnmE gene encoding tRNA uridine-5-carboxymethylaminomethyl(34) synthesis GTPase MnmE; this translates as MLNYLSGWDDTIVALATPQGIGAIGVIRLSGKDAIGIVNKIFPSKDLSKQSSHTIHVGFLKENGNDIDEAVVSLFKTPKSYTGEDVVEISCHGSPFVQQQVIQACIRNGARLAKPGEFTQRAFLNGKLDLAQAEAVADLIASNTNASQKAALHNIRGGFSNVLKQLREDLIRFSALIELELDFSQEDVEFADRTKFYELVEGAGSVTTQLLESFRLGNVIKNGVSVAIIGKPNAGKSTLLNTLLNENRAIVSDIAGTTRDTIEEVINIDGILFRLIDTAGIRESSSDVIELIGMEKSREKIRQSDEVIYIFDVNTETHGEVGAAIALIRENNPDYLLVGNKVDVLGLEKAAQKYTGEDILFISAKDQLNIDLLKERLVDKVIQGNINTENTIITNARHYEALKEVDRSLADIKTGLDKKIPGDLLALDIRRCLHYISEITGDITNENVLDYIFSKFCIGK
- a CDS encoding biopolymer transporter ExbD, whose amino-acid sequence is MPKVKIPRKSTAIDMTAMCDVAFLLLSFFILATKQKPPEVLAVKTPTSVSSKAAPDKSILIPLTKEGKVFLMLGDDTKKNAIIDDVNKTRNLQLTGAELAKLKKSEYIGIPFNQLKSYLNATSEIPASTLAGIPTDTTNNELTHWIRSVTNAYAGEDQRKLQEMLLVKGDGEALYPIFKNIKSAFKANEIFKFRIVTEGENVPTGSELYKTGKDKEK
- a CDS encoding ABC transporter permease, whose translation is MTLKDTFALSWRNISGNKLRTGITVAIIALGIFALILIITAIQAASNSLTTSFSTMGANSFSVRFKERNVRIGGGRQQTNTKLRKSALREKKSNLGKVITYEEAKAFKQRYQFPGAKVGLTLGGPRGIVVNNDRKKTNPDVAVLGGDENYLELNGYNIAFGRNITATEVETGRSICLIGSGVAQKLYPDNPEKAIDKVISVDHIPYRVIAVLEEKSSSAFFNTSKIVITSYNNIRRLYANRSSSFNVGVMVNDIKIMDAAVGEAKGTFRPIRKLDVKEEDNFFIDKSDSIAESLLTNLGFLEKGTIGIAFITLIGAAIGLMNIMLVAVNGRTKEIGLVKALGGTKRDIRFQFLGESVLISLIGAVVGIILGILLGNVVALLLKTGFVVPWGWVIAGIFVCSFVGLAAGLYPAYKASKLDPIVALRYE
- a CDS encoding energy transducer TonB, whose translation is MEANKILNADILDIIFDGKNKEYGAYQLRKSYKKTLTKALIITGLALLLVLLGTVFAGIIEKNSPKEFKVVDTQMAEVKTDEPPPPPPPPPPPTPPPPPEINQVKFTPPKIVKDEEVKPDEKIEEIKEEQVISTKTVESENKTQIVQAPVEDKGTQVVEVKKEDDENKIFTKVEVEATFPGGEAAWRNYLQKNLNASTPVDNGAAGGKYTVIVKFIVSRDGSLSDVQCENDPGFGMCQEAVRVIKKTKNWTPAIQNGRNVNAYRRQPITFVVEE
- a CDS encoding biopolymer transporter ExbD, which translates into the protein MAEMDTSSGGGHKKGPGVKKGKKLSTRVDLTPMVDLGFLLITFFVFTTTMSQSTAMNMNEPKDEKDKEMKVKNSGAMTILLGKGNQVYYYYGQLDPNTISEQFKSTNFKDIRKLILDKKVATPIDDLMYIIKSDKSSTFKNAIDILDEMVISAVPPGHYAEVDMTPVEEMLIKQTEEANGIK
- a CDS encoding biopolymer transporter ExbD, which encodes MAEAEIKRSSRRNNRMHKKSTRVDLTPMVDLGFLLITFFVFTTTMSLPKVMGFNESVDTIPGDEICNSCVLTLFLEKGNVIRYYEGTPDHNPVVKQTSFSVKGIRDVLLAKKEEVSMATGDAKRFVLIIKPAVESTVQNFVDIIDEVAIHDIKRYYVSEIDAADRKILYLP
- a CDS encoding alpha-glucosidase C-terminal domain-containing protein yields the protein MIRKIMAYLFFVLVVLVKVGCNEAKKDNAETPIVTEEQPKHPSWIAQSNIYEVNLRQYSSSGSIKEFEKHLPRLKDMGVEILWFMPITPIGKEGRKMSENDLGSYYAVKDYKGFNEEFGTMDDWKAFVKNAQGMGFKVITDWVANHSAADNHWLKAHPDFYVRDSAGNAVWQDDWTDTRKLNYANQELRDSMIEAMKFWVTETGIDGFRCDIAEEVPSDFWKECIGTLRRIKNVFMLAEGQKPGLYEVGFDATYAWDMMGVMTDLYKGKRSVVQFDSAINAAIKNFPADASRMYFTTNHDENSWNGTEFEKYGNAYRTFAVFTQTIYQSIPLIYSGQEAMNKRRLKFFVKDTIAWNGNFEMAPFYKTLLTLRKKNPALSADAAFKRVASSDDAAVYAYLREKAGHKIAVILNLSGNPKKFTISDIAVTGEPLNVFMGVKENIDGEHQFSLGPWGYIIYEYQ